One Urechidicola croceus genomic window, CTTGGAATGCTACCAGTTCTAGATGCTGAAAGTGGAAAACAGTATCTGGTTAATACGATGTCTAAAAAAGTGAGAACTAAATACAAGGCAAACTATTTAGAATCTGTAGATTATTATGAAAAGTCATTTAGTAGAAGTGGAGCAGGTACTATTAGCACTCGTGTTGACGAAAGTTACGTGAAAAAATTATTAGGATATTTTAAAAGAAAAGGAGCAAAATAAATTGAAAAAATATATTCTACATATTGTGTTTTTTATTTGCGGAATTACTTTCGCACAAAACCCTATTGAAGTTGCAATTGACACAACTAATATTAGAATTGGAGAACAAATTGAATACAAAATTTCTGTTAAAAAAGCAGAAAATGTGTTGTTTCCAAAATTAGTTTTAGATAGTTTGAACAAAGTTGAGGTTGTTGAAGAATTAAAAATTGATACAACACAAACAAAGTTTATTAAGAAATATTTACTTACAAGTTTTGATAGTGGTCAGTATGTGATTCCACAACAAGAAGTATTGATTAATAATAAAAAGTTTAGGACAGACTCTTTATTGATAAATGTTGCAACAGTTAAAGTTGATACTACAAAACAAAATTTATACGAATTAAAAGCAATTAAAAATCAACCTATCATTTTTGATGATTATAAAAATTATTTGTGGATTGCTTTAGGAGTTTTAGCACTCATTTTGGGGTTAATTCTATACTTTGTTTTTAGAAAGAAAAAGGAAGCAATTGCACCTGAAGATTTGATTCCGCCATATGAATTTGCTATGCAGCGTTTAGATCAATTAGATCAAAAACATTTATGGGAAAGTGGTAAAATAAAAGAATATTATGTTGAATTAACTGATATTATTCGTACATATATAGAGCGCGAATTAAAAATACCTGCATTAGAATCTACAACAGATGAACTAATGGAAACTATTAAAGATTTTAAGAAAATAAAAACACTTGATTTACCTAAAGAAACTATTAAAAAATTAGAAAAACTGCTGCAGGAAGCCGATTTAGTTAAATTTGCAAAGTTTAAACCAGTAAAAGAAGATATTGAAGGACATAGACTTGATACTGAAAATATCA contains:
- a CDS encoding LPXTG cell wall anchor domain-containing protein, which translates into the protein MKKYILHIVFFICGITFAQNPIEVAIDTTNIRIGEQIEYKISVKKAENVLFPKLVLDSLNKVEVVEELKIDTTQTKFIKKYLLTSFDSGQYVIPQQEVLINNKKFRTDSLLINVATVKVDTTKQNLYELKAIKNQPIIFDDYKNYLWIALGVLALILGLILYFVFRKKKEAIAPEDLIPPYEFAMQRLDQLDQKHLWESGKIKEYYVELTDIIRTYIERELKIPALESTTDELMETIKDFKKIKTLDLPKETIKKLEKLLQEADLVKFAKFKPVKEDIEGHRLDTENIINDLKPKPLVEDEVVE